DNA from Mucilaginibacter mallensis:
ATACAACCGCTATCCCGATCCACTGCAATACAAAGTAAAAAAGCGCCTAAGCGATATAAAAGGCGTACCACCACGCAACATATTTTTAGGCAACGGCAGCGATGAAGCAATAGATGTGCTGTTCCGCAGCTTTTGCAACCCGGGTGTGGACAATGTGATACTGGTACCGCCTACTTACGGCATGTACGAGGTATCGGCCAATATCAATGATATAAAGATCAACAAAGTGCCGCTTACCGAAGAGTATCAACTTAACCTGGAAGGTATTGCCGAAGCAATTAATGATCATACCAAAATGATCTTCATCTGCTCACCAAATAACCCAACGGGTAACTCCATTAACCGCGATGATATTGAAACCTTACTGGCTAATTTCAGCGGATTGGTAGTTATTGATGAGGCTTATATCAATTTTAGTCGCCAGAAAACATTTATACAGGAGCTTACCGAGTACGCAAATCTTGTAGTATTGCAAACCCTCTCAAAAGCATGGGGACTAGCCGGCTTACGTGTAGGTATGGCCTTCGCCAGCGAGGAGATCATCGAGGTGATGAACAAGGTTAAACCACCTTACAACATCAACGAGGCATCTCAGGAACTGGCTTTAAAAGCCTTGCAAAATGTTGACCAGGTGAATGGCTGGATAAAAGAGATCCTGCTACAACGCGATAGATTGGTACTAACACTCAAAGATTTTGATTTTGTGCTGGATATCTATCCGTCTGACGCTAACTTTATTCTGGTTAAAACAACCGATCCTAAAGGAATTTATAACTTTTTAGTAGACAAAGGCATTATTGTGCGCGATCGCTCAAAAGTAGACCTTTGTGAGGGTTGTTTACGTATAACCGTTGGTACGCCTGCGGAAAATGATATTTTACTGCAAACATTACAGAATTACAAATGAGTTACCCCAAAAGAATACTTTTCGTTGACCGCGACGGAACGATCATAAAAGAGACTACAGATGAGCAGATAGACTCATTTGCCAAACTGGAGTTTTACCCCGGCGCGCTGCAATACCTGCCTAAAATAGCTAAGGAGCTTGATTTTGAACTGGTGATGGTAAGCAACCAGGATGGTTTAGGCACAGCCTCCTTTCCTGAAGACACCTTTTGGCCGGTACAAAACTTCATCCTTAAAACATTGGAGAATGAAGGCGTTGTATTTTCGAATATCTGTATTGACCGTACTTTTCCTGCTGATAACGCCCCTACCCGCAAACCGGGTACAGGCCTGTTAACCCAGTATTTTGATACAGAAAAATACGATCTGCACAACTCCTTCACCATAGGCGACCGCAAGAATGATGTGCTATTAGGCTACAATCTCGGCGCAAAAGCCATCTGGCTGAATGAAAATCCAGGTCTGGGCGGCAAAGAGTTTACAGAAGAGGAAAACGCCAAGATACATAGCACTGTAGCGCTTGAAACTACCGACTGGGAAAAGATCTATGAGTTCCTGAAACTGGGCGAGCGCGTTGCCGAAAATCATCGTGCCACCAAAGAAACAGATATCCAAATAAAAATAAACCTCGACGGAAAAGGTGAGGCTAAAGTAAGCACTGGTCTGCATTTTTTTGAT
Protein-coding regions in this window:
- the hisC gene encoding histidinol-phosphate transaminase; amino-acid sequence: MFSINKILRENIKKLVPYSSARDEFKGEASVFLDANENAFGSPLEQQYNRYPDPLQYKVKKRLSDIKGVPPRNIFLGNGSDEAIDVLFRSFCNPGVDNVILVPPTYGMYEVSANINDIKINKVPLTEEYQLNLEGIAEAINDHTKMIFICSPNNPTGNSINRDDIETLLANFSGLVVIDEAYINFSRQKTFIQELTEYANLVVLQTLSKAWGLAGLRVGMAFASEEIIEVMNKVKPPYNINEASQELALKALQNVDQVNGWIKEILLQRDRLVLTLKDFDFVLDIYPSDANFILVKTTDPKGIYNFLVDKGIIVRDRSKVDLCEGCLRITVGTPAENDILLQTLQNYK
- the hisB gene encoding bifunctional histidinol-phosphatase/imidazoleglycerol-phosphate dehydratase HisB, whose protein sequence is MSYPKRILFVDRDGTIIKETTDEQIDSFAKLEFYPGALQYLPKIAKELDFELVMVSNQDGLGTASFPEDTFWPVQNFILKTLENEGVVFSNICIDRTFPADNAPTRKPGTGLLTQYFDTEKYDLHNSFTIGDRKNDVLLGYNLGAKAIWLNENPGLGGKEFTEEENAKIHSTVALETTDWEKIYEFLKLGERVAENHRATKETDIQIKINLDGKGEAKVSTGLHFFDHMLDQIARHGNIDLEIIAQGDLHIDEHHTIEDTGIALGEVFATALGNKRGIERYGFCLPMDDCLAQVAIDFGGRNWIVWDAEFNREKIGEMPTEMFYHFFKSFSDAAKCNLNIKAEGQNEHHKIEAIFKAFAKAIKMAVRRDVNNMVLPSTKGVL